The genomic segment CTTGCTGGCAGACACCCTTTCTGAACCCAGCCAGCCAGCATTCGTTTGGCCGCGCGGCTCGTCGCCAGCTGGAAGATGCCCGCGACCGCATTGCCGAACTCGTCGGTGCGAATGCCTCCGGTCCAACGCCCGACCGTGTGATCTTCACCAGCGGCGGCACCGAATCGAACAACCTCGCCATCCGCGCCCTTCTCGATCAAACACAGCGAGCCGAGGCGCGGGCACCATCCGTCGCGGATGGTCGGCCCCCGGCGCCCCGCGCACTTCTCTCCGCGATCGAGCACCCGAGCATCACCGCTCTCGGCGAACATCTATCCCGAATCGGCTACAAAGTCGATCGCCTCGGCGTCGACGCCAACAGCGTGTTGCAGGTGAACGACCTGCCGGGGCTACTTACATCCGACACCCGCGTCGTCGCAGCGATGCTCGCCAACAACGAAACTGGCGTCGTTCAGCCTGTCGCCGAGTTCGCCGCAATCTGCAACGAACGACACATTCCCCTCCACACCGATGCCTCGCAGGCAGCAGGCAAATTGCCGCTTGATTTCCAGGAGCTAGGTGCGGCAACGATGACCATCGCGGCTCATAAACTTGGCGGCCCAGTCGGCATTGGCGCCCTTGTGGTCCGTCGCGATATCGAACTCCGGCCACAACTTTTCGGCGGGCACCAACAATTCGACCTCCGCCCCGGCACCGAATCGGTCGCACTCGCCGTGGGCCTGCGTACCGCACTCGAGCTCTGGGAAGCCCATCGC from the Pirellulales bacterium genome contains:
- a CDS encoding cysteine desulfurase, encoding MPDAIYLDHNASTPVLPEVIEAMRACWQTPFLNPASQHSFGRAARRQLEDARDRIAELVGANASGPTPDRVIFTSGGTESNNLAIRALLDQTQRAEARAPSVADGRPPAPRALLSAIEHPSITALGEHLSRIGYKVDRLGVDANSVLQVNDLPGLLTSDTRVVAAMLANNETGVVQPVAEFAAICNERHIPLHTDASQAAGKLPLDFQELGAATMTIAAHKLGGPVGIGALVVRRDIELRPQLFGGHQQFDLRPGTESVALAVGLRTALELWEAHRQEWAAHLGELRDYFESLVCGNNTNDNGSSRFTNCRTKVIGLAASRLPNTSNISFEGLDRQALFMALDQAGIACSTGSACASGSSEPSPVHIAMGFQPAVVSGSLRFSFGIGTTRPEVEVAAERIINLCNSFGR